TTCCTTGTTCTTTATTCCATAGCGCAATGCCGTTTCGGGATGGATGTCGGCGGTAGGTTCGGGCAATGTTTTGCGCAAGCCCGGCAGGGCGCGCTGTTGGCTGTGCACGAAAGTCGTGTTCTTGGCGTTGGTCAATATCAATGGAAACTCGGCGGCGATGTCGGGCCGGCTGATCGGACTCAACGCCGGTTCGATATATTCCGGCATCGGCGCGATTCCGTTGTCGGCGAATGGGTGGCAGTACAGTTCGACTTTTTTCGACGGCGTGGCGAAGCCGCGCGGCTTTCCTGCCTTATTGTTCTTCGCGTGTTTTTCGTAGCTCGGCTCTGCCGGCAAGGAGATCCCACCGTCGGCGTTCTTCAACTGCTCCAAGGTGACGCCGCTCGCTTGTAGTTCGTAAGCATAGCCGGCTTCGACATCGCCGCTGAAAAACTGTTCGGTGAAGCCCATGCGTTTGGCCAATTCAAAAATGATCCAGGTGTCCGAGCGCCGTTCGAATAGCGGTTCGACGGCCGCGGCGCGCCATTGCATGTGGGTCTTGCCGTTGGGACGATGTTCGAAGGCGGTGGTGAGCGCGGACATTTCCAGAAAGCTGGTCGCCGGCAAAACATAATCGCAGAGTTCCGCCGTCGGCGTCATGAACAGATCGGCGGCGACGCCGAGTTCGAGAGCGCACATCGCTTCTCGGCCGCGTCGCGAGTCGGCGTTGGACATTAAAGTATTCGAACCGAAGTTGAGCAGCGCTTTGATCGGATACGGTGTGCCGTCGAGCACGGCGTTGAAAATATCGTAGGGCGCGCAGTTGCCGGGCTTGGCCGGCGGGCCCAGCGGTTTGCGCTCGCGGCCGACGCGGATCGCGTTCATCTCTTTGGGCAGAAACTCTTTGCCGCCAACGTCGTTGATGGGAATTTTCGCAAAGCTCACGTTGCCGCCTTGGCGGTCGAAGTCGCCGAGCAGCGCGTAAAGTGACGCGATGGCGCGGCTGGTCTGGGTTGCGTTGGTGTGCTGGCCGACGCCGTTCCACATGTACATGCTGAGCGGGCGGTTGTGCGCCAGTAGTAGCGCGGTCTGCCAGACTTTTTCCGCTGGCACCCAGTGAATTTTCTCTGAGCGCTCGGGCGCGAACTCAGCGGCGATCTCAGCGAGTCGTTCGAAGACCGGTTTACATGTTATAGCCTTTCCGTTTTTTCCTTTGATCTCTCGCGCGCCAAAGAGCGCGGGCAGCACGCCGTCTCGTTCATAAAGTCCCGTGGTCGAATCGTAGAGCACCGGTTGATTCGATGATTCGTCCCAGACGACGTAGCGATTCGCGCTGCCATTGGCGCTGAGATCGGCTTCGGTGACGACTTGGTTGGTTGCGGCGTTGAGCAAAAAAGTTCCGTTGGTCCAGTGGCGCGCGAAGCCGGCGTCGTACCAGCCTTCTTCTAGCACACAGTGAATCAACGCCAGCGCCAAGGCGCCGTCGCTGCCGGGCCGCGGTTGCAAAAGTAAATCGGCGTTGGCGCCGATGCCGACGCGGCGCGGATCGACGACCACGGTTTTCATGCCGCGGGCACGCGCTTCGACGATGTCGTGGGCGAGGATCAGCGAGGTCGAGCTTGGATTATGGCCCCAGAGCAAAAACGATTTGCTGTGCGCCAGATCGGGAGTTTGGATCGTCGTGCCGAAGGTGTAACTGAAGCCGGTATCCTTGTGCCAGTTGCACACATGCGTGGTCGACATCCAGTTGGGACTGCCGAGCAGATACAGAAATCGGCCGAGCCAACGTTCGACATCGTCCACCGACGTGCCACTTTTGGTTCCTTTGCCCAGCGCGATCGCTTTGGCGCCGTCGCGGTCGCGGATGATTTTTAGTTCTTGCGCGATGCCATCGAGGGCTTCGTCCCAACTGACGCGCTGCCAGCCGGGATCGGCGTCACCTTTGGGCCGAGTGCGCTTGAGCGGATAATTCAGCCGTTCTGAATTGTAAACCAGCTCCGGCGCGGCTTTGCCCTTGAGACACATCACGCCGCCGTTGGGATGATCGTGATCGGAATCGAGCCGCGTGACGCGGCCGTTCTCGACTGTCGCGATGGTCGCGCAGTGCGCGGTGCACAGCGCGCAGTAGCCGCGGACTTTTTTTACGTCGTTCATCGACTGTGCTGGCTTCGACATGCTTTGCTCCAATTACGAAACAACGGAACCCCTCGATACGGCCCCTTCGATACGCGCTGTGCGCTACTCAGGAGCCTACTCGGGGCAACGAAAAATTTATGCGGCGGCGATTGTGTTGAATTAATTCTCTTCAATCCAGCTCCGGTCGGTTCGGTTTGCCGATGAAGCCGGGGCCGAAGCCGGCTTCGTGGGCGGCCCAGGCGCCGGCGACGCGGCCGCTGAAGATCGATGGGCCGAGCATGGTGCCTTCGAGTCCAGCTTTGCCATTGATATGTCCGCCGGCCATGCCGGCGACTTCGCCCGCCGCGTAGAGGCCGGGGATCGGTTCGAAGAATTTATTCAATGCGCGGCAGCGCAGATCGGTTTTCGCGCCGCCGAAATTTTTCCGCGCCAAGGGAAAAATTTGAATCGCGTAGTAGGGCGGCGTGTCGAATTTCTTCGAAGCATTGAGCGACTTGCCGAACTTTGGATCTTTTTCTAATTTGGCGTCGAAGCATTTGTTGTACTCTTCGATTTCCGCGACAAAGTTTTTCACATCCTCCACGGCGGTTTTTTTGCCGAGATCTTCGAGCGTGTCGGCTTTCTTTATAAAAGGCGAATTATTCAAAAGCTCTTCAACCTTGGCGCGGTCGATCACTTCGCCGCGCCGATAATAGGGATCGGCAACGTCGATCTTCGCCAGCATCGGCGTGTCGGCGATGGCCCATGCGTGGGGCGGTCTTTGCGCCAGCAACGCCGGCGAAGCTGACGCGCCGCCGGTGAGCGACTCGTTGTGAAAGCGTTTTCCCTGCTGGTTGAACCAGATGTAGCCCGGCACCATGCGAAAAACTAAACCGCGCCGCTGTTGTGGGTCGCGGTAGTCGGGTGTCGCGTAGACGTAGAACCAGATGCAGTCCATGTGGGTGAAGAAGCCGCCGAGTTCTTGGATCATCTTGTGGCCTTCGCCCTTGGCGCCGAAACCGGAGCCTTCCATGACTTTGAAGTTTTTGAATTCAGGGCGGTGTTCCAAGACCATTTCCAAATTAGAATTGAATCCTCCGGTGGCAACGACCACTGTCTTGCTGTGGATGTCGAACGATTCGTTGCCGTGAATCGCCGTTACGCCGCGGACGTGACCGTCTTGGGTGAGCAGTTTGCCGGCTTTGGTCGAGGTCATGATGGTGATGTTGGGAATTTTTCCTGCGGATGTGATCAGCGCGGTCATCAAACCAAGGCCGTTGTTGTCAGGCCGGTGCCAACGCAGCACGCTGTTGCCCTCCTGAACTTTCATGTCGACCCATTTGACGCCGCCGCTTTCGGCCCAGTGATAGAGATCGTGCAGCGTGTGTTCTAGATAGTAGCGCGCCCAGACTTCGTCGGCTTGGCCACCGCCAAATTTGATCCAATCACTGAACGCCATGTCCGGTGTGTCTTCGATGCCCTGGGATTTTTGCAGCGGCGTGCCGACGATGCAGCAACCGCCGCCGGAGATCGCCGCGGTGCCGCCGCATTCGGCCGCGCCTTCGAGAACGATCG
The nucleotide sequence above comes from Deltaproteobacteria bacterium. Encoded proteins:
- a CDS encoding molybdopterin oxidoreductase translates to MSKPAQSMNDVKKVRGYCALCTAHCATIATVENGRVTRLDSDHDHPNGGVMCLKGKAAPELVYNSERLNYPLKRTRPKGDADPGWQRVSWDEALDGIAQELKIIRDRDGAKAIALGKGTKSGTSVDDVERWLGRFLYLLGSPNWMSTTHVCNWHKDTGFSYTFGTTIQTPDLAHSKSFLLWGHNPSSTSLILAHDIVEARARGMKTVVVDPRRVGIGANADLLLQPRPGSDGALALALIHCVLEEGWYDAGFARHWTNGTFLLNAATNQVVTEADLSANGSANRYVVWDESSNQPVLYDSTTGLYERDGVLPALFGAREIKGKNGKAITCKPVFERLAEIAAEFAPERSEKIHWVPAEKVWQTALLLAHNRPLSMYMWNGVGQHTNATQTSRAIASLYALLGDFDRQGGNVSFAKIPINDVGGKEFLPKEMNAIRVGRERKPLGPPAKPGNCAPYDIFNAVLDGTPYPIKALLNFGSNTLMSNADSRRGREAMCALELGVAADLFMTPTAELCDYVLPATSFLEMSALTTAFEHRPNGKTHMQWRAAAVEPLFERRSDTWIIFELAKRMGFTEQFFSGDVEAGYAYELQASGVTLEQLKNADGGISLPAEPSYEKHAKNNKAGKPRGFATPSKKVELYCHPFADNGIAPMPEYIEPALSPISRPDIAAEFPLILTNAKNTTFVHSQQRALPGLRKTLPEPTADIHPETALRYGIKNKEWMIVESPRGAIKVKARATTNIVAGVICVQHGWWQGCKELELPGYNPYETNGANAAMLIGTDLSDPVSGSLPHRSYLCRVRLAG
- a CDS encoding FAD-binding protein codes for the protein MVNSRIQTDVAIIGGGGAGIPAAIEVARAGGKAIVLEGAAECGGTAAISGGGCCIVGTPLQKSQGIEDTPDMAFSDWIKFGGGQADEVWARYYLEHTLHDLYHWAESGGVKWVDMKVQEGNSVLRWHRPDNNGLGLMTALITSAGKIPNITIMTSTKAGKLLTQDGHVRGVTAIHGNESFDIHSKTVVVATGGFNSNLEMVLEHRPEFKNFKVMEGSGFGAKGEGHKMIQELGGFFTHMDCIWFYVYATPDYRDPQQRRGLVFRMVPGYIWFNQQGKRFHNESLTGGASASPALLAQRPPHAWAIADTPMLAKIDVADPYYRRGEVIDRAKVEELLNNSPFIKKADTLEDLGKKTAVEDVKNFVAEIEEYNKCFDAKLEKDPKFGKSLNASKKFDTPPYYAIQIFPLARKNFGGAKTDLRCRALNKFFEPIPGLYAAGEVAGMAGGHINGKAGLEGTMLGPSIFSGRVAGAWAAHEAGFGPGFIGKPNRPELD